In Kocuria turfanensis, a single genomic region encodes these proteins:
- a CDS encoding Rieske (2Fe-2S) protein: MGVLNDLTGRLERWEALDTLARPLAAGVGRAVRPRPVRNLLGGSTVGHPLHPPLTDVPIGAWSMATLLDLAGGPAAEPAADLLIATGLAAAVPTAATGLHDWSDTQGAASRVGLVHAAANSTALGLYAASLLARRRGHRGTGKALALAGLGARSGGGFVGGHLSFAQGVNVNRTAWRRGPAEWTDVLAEAELGEGEPRRVPAGRVSVLLVREGARIHALDSVCSHLGGPLERGGIAEGCVQCPWHGSVFRLADGGVVRGPASYPQPSYEVRVQDGRIQLRARP; this comes from the coding sequence ATGGGCGTGCTGAACGATCTGACGGGACGGCTGGAGCGCTGGGAGGCCCTCGACACGCTGGCCCGTCCCCTGGCCGCCGGGGTGGGGCGCGCGGTGCGCCCGCGCCCGGTCCGGAACCTGCTCGGCGGCAGCACCGTCGGCCATCCGCTGCACCCGCCGCTCACCGACGTGCCGATCGGCGCGTGGAGCATGGCCACGCTGCTGGACCTCGCCGGCGGCCCGGCCGCGGAGCCGGCCGCCGACCTGCTGATCGCCACCGGGCTCGCGGCCGCCGTCCCCACCGCCGCGACCGGCCTGCACGACTGGTCCGACACCCAGGGCGCGGCGAGCCGGGTGGGCCTGGTGCACGCCGCCGCCAACAGCACCGCCCTGGGCCTGTACGCGGCCTCGCTGCTGGCCCGCCGCCGCGGCCACCGCGGGACGGGCAAGGCGCTCGCCCTGGCGGGGCTGGGCGCGCGCTCGGGCGGGGGCTTCGTGGGCGGCCACCTCAGCTTCGCGCAGGGCGTCAACGTCAACCGCACCGCCTGGCGCCGGGGCCCCGCCGAGTGGACGGACGTCCTCGCCGAGGCCGAGCTCGGGGAGGGCGAGCCCCGGCGGGTGCCGGCCGGGCGGGTCTCGGTGCTGCTGGTCCGCGAGGGGGCCCGCATCCACGCCCTGGACAGCGTCTGCAGCCACCTGGGCGGCCCGCTGGAGCGGGGCGGCATCGCCGAGGGGTGCGTGCAGTGCCCCTGGCACGGCAGCGTCTTCCGGCTGGCGGACGGCGGGGTCGTGCGCGGGCCGGCGAGCTATCCGCAGCCGAGCTACGAGGTCCGCGTCCAGGACGGGAGGATCCAGCTCCGCGCCCGGCCGTAG
- a CDS encoding glycosyltransferase family 2 protein: MDAPDPQHRVTVVVATRNRREELVEHLGRHEGPVIVVDNASTDGSVEAVRAAHPHVRVVPLPRNVGAVARTVGVRLARTPYVAFADDDSWWAPGALARAAAVFDAHPRLGLLAGSIAVGPEERPDPLNAVLAASPLGIPPGCPGPALLGFVGCGAIVRRSAFLEVGGFDDVVRFPGEEERVALDLFDAGWRLAYVPEIRAHHHPSPHRETSDRRRTELVRSRLLTALMRRSWRAVGRELRDALRAGRTGRRGVLGALPRVPAALRARRRVSPTTEAALALLHAPATTDPTATDPTATDPTATDSTAPEDSP; encoded by the coding sequence ATGGACGCCCCGGACCCCCAGCACCGCGTCACCGTGGTCGTGGCGACCCGCAACCGGCGGGAGGAGCTCGTCGAGCACCTGGGACGGCACGAGGGGCCCGTGATCGTCGTCGACAACGCCTCCACGGACGGCTCCGTCGAGGCGGTGCGCGCGGCGCACCCGCACGTGCGGGTCGTGCCCCTGCCGCGCAACGTCGGGGCGGTGGCCCGCACCGTGGGCGTGCGCCTGGCCCGCACCCCCTACGTGGCCTTCGCCGACGACGACTCCTGGTGGGCCCCCGGCGCGCTCGCCCGCGCGGCCGCCGTGTTCGACGCCCATCCCCGGCTGGGCCTGCTCGCCGGGTCGATCGCCGTGGGGCCCGAGGAGCGTCCCGACCCGCTCAACGCCGTGCTGGCGGCCTCCCCGCTGGGCATCCCCCCGGGGTGCCCGGGCCCCGCGCTGCTCGGCTTCGTGGGCTGCGGGGCGATCGTGCGCCGCTCGGCGTTCCTGGAGGTCGGCGGCTTCGACGACGTCGTGCGCTTTCCCGGCGAGGAGGAGCGCGTGGCCCTGGACCTGTTCGACGCCGGCTGGCGGCTGGCCTACGTCCCGGAGATCCGGGCCCACCACCACCCCTCCCCGCACCGGGAGACCAGCGACCGCCGCCGGACCGAGCTCGTGCGCAGCCGCCTGCTGACCGCGCTGATGCGCCGGTCCTGGCGCGCCGTGGGCCGGGAGCTGCGGGACGCCCTGCGCGCCGGGCGCACGGGGCGCCGCGGCGTGCTCGGGGCCCTGCCCCGGGTCCCGGCCGCCCTGCGGGCCCGCCGCCGCGTCTCTCCCACCACGGAGGCCGCGCTGGCGCTGCTGCACGCACCGGCCACCACCGACCCGACCGCCACCGACCCGACCGCCACCGATCCGACCGCCACCGATTCCACTGCACCGGAGGACAGCCCGTGA
- a CDS encoding circularly permuted type 2 ATP-grasp protein — protein sequence MPDLFDHYAADMSGAAAYDEMFTADQRARPGYERIGGVLGELSLSDVNTRADSMARSFLDRGVTFDFAGEERPFPLDIVPRVLTAGEWDVIERGVKQRVRALECFLDDVYGEQRVVADGIVPRALITSSAHFHRAVWGFRPPGGVRIHVAGIDVVRDQQGVFRVLEDNVRVPSGVSYVIENRRAMAKGLPEAFMSQPIRAVEAYPRHLYRALRATAPEAAEDPVVVVLTPGVFNSAYFEHTLLAGLMGVELVEGRDLVVRGDKVYMRTTDGEQRVDVIYKRIDDDFVDPLHFRSDSALGCSGLVNAARAGNVTIANAIGNGVADDKLTYSYVPELIRYYLGEEPVLPNVDTYRLEEDEARAYVLDHLDELVVKPVDGSGGKGLVIGPQATAAELEELRAKVLADPRGWIAQPVLQLSTVPTFADGEFSPRHVDLRPFAVNSGEDVYVLPGGLTRVAMQKGSLIVNSSQGGGSKDTWVLGQPQTQDLDPGQAPPPDVDSSVHTWPVSASWQDEADSDQQQQQQQGRAAAPTTRTGEEPSC from the coding sequence CTGCCCGACCTGTTCGACCACTACGCCGCCGACATGTCCGGCGCGGCGGCCTACGACGAGATGTTCACCGCGGACCAGCGGGCCCGGCCCGGCTACGAGCGGATCGGCGGCGTGCTGGGCGAGCTGTCCCTCAGCGACGTCAACACCCGGGCCGACTCGATGGCCCGGTCCTTCCTCGACCGCGGCGTGACCTTCGACTTCGCCGGGGAGGAGCGGCCCTTCCCCCTGGACATCGTTCCGCGCGTGCTCACCGCCGGGGAGTGGGACGTCATCGAGCGGGGCGTGAAGCAGCGGGTCCGGGCGCTGGAGTGCTTCCTCGACGACGTCTACGGGGAGCAGCGGGTGGTGGCCGACGGGATCGTGCCGCGGGCGCTGATCACCTCCTCCGCGCACTTCCACCGCGCGGTGTGGGGCTTCCGGCCGCCGGGCGGGGTGCGGATCCACGTGGCCGGCATCGACGTGGTCCGCGACCAGCAGGGCGTGTTCCGGGTGCTCGAGGACAACGTGCGCGTGCCCTCCGGGGTCTCCTACGTGATCGAGAACCGGCGGGCCATGGCCAAGGGCCTGCCCGAGGCGTTCATGTCCCAGCCCATCCGCGCCGTGGAGGCCTATCCCCGGCACCTCTACCGGGCGCTGCGCGCCACCGCCCCCGAGGCGGCCGAGGACCCGGTGGTCGTGGTGCTCACCCCGGGCGTGTTCAACTCCGCCTACTTCGAGCACACCCTGCTGGCCGGGCTGATGGGCGTGGAGCTCGTGGAGGGCCGCGACCTCGTGGTGCGCGGGGACAAGGTCTACATGCGCACCACCGACGGCGAGCAGCGCGTGGACGTGATCTACAAGCGCATCGACGACGACTTCGTGGACCCCTTGCACTTCCGCTCCGACTCCGCGCTGGGCTGCTCCGGGCTGGTCAACGCCGCCCGGGCCGGCAACGTGACCATCGCCAACGCCATCGGCAACGGCGTGGCCGACGACAAGCTGACCTACTCCTACGTGCCCGAGCTGATCCGCTACTACCTCGGCGAGGAACCGGTGCTGCCCAACGTGGACACCTACCGGCTGGAGGAGGACGAGGCCCGCGCCTACGTCCTGGACCACCTGGACGAGCTCGTGGTCAAGCCCGTGGACGGCTCCGGCGGCAAGGGCCTGGTGATCGGCCCCCAGGCCACCGCGGCCGAGCTGGAGGAGCTGCGGGCCAAGGTGCTCGCCGACCCGCGCGGGTGGATCGCCCAGCCCGTGCTGCAGCTGTCCACCGTGCCGACGTTCGCGGACGGGGAGTTCAGCCCCCGCCACGTGGACCTGCGCCCCTTCGCGGTCAACAGCGGCGAGGACGTCTACGTGCTGCCCGGCGGGCTGACCCGCGTGGCGATGCAGAAGGGGTCGTTGATCGTGAACTCCTCCCAGGGCGGCGGCTCGAAGGACACCTGGGTGCTGGGCCAGCCCCAGACCCAGGACCTCGACCCCGGCCAGGCGCCGCCGCCGGACGTGGACTCCTCGGTGCACACCTGGCCGGTGTCCGCGTCCTGGCAGGACGAGGCGGACAGCGACCAGCAGCAGCAGCAGCAGCAGGGGCGGGCCGCCGCCCCCACGACCCGCACCGGAGAGGAGCCCTCATGCTGA
- a CDS encoding alpha-E domain-containing protein, translating to MLSRIAESLFWIGRYVERADGVARILDVHLERITQLPVGEQEAEVRRIMAVMGVEPADGDYSVRSMIHELAWNKDCLTSISGSLHAARENARRARETVSSAMWESLNSTYYGLGQHRRDVVGTFRVCHWTVERMATVRGQVQMTMSHDESWMFLSLGAAIERADMTSRLLWTRSTSTSGMSWVSILHCAGAYEAFLRTRYGTFSDESATQFLLLDRLFPRSILHALTTAEEILVNLEPGIQRVGFKDDARRIIGEARTALEFHHAEDLIAVLPEHLNNVQAACARASESVGAKYFSHALEASWFGGML from the coding sequence ATGCTGAGCCGGATCGCCGAGTCCCTGTTCTGGATCGGGCGCTACGTCGAGCGCGCCGACGGCGTCGCCCGGATCCTGGACGTCCACCTCGAGCGCATCACCCAGCTGCCCGTGGGGGAGCAGGAGGCCGAGGTGCGGCGCATCATGGCGGTCATGGGCGTGGAGCCCGCCGACGGGGACTACAGCGTCCGGTCGATGATCCACGAGCTCGCCTGGAACAAGGACTGCCTCACCTCGATCTCCGGCTCCCTGCACGCGGCCCGGGAGAACGCCCGCCGCGCCCGTGAGACCGTCTCCTCGGCCATGTGGGAGTCGCTGAACTCCACCTACTACGGCCTGGGACAGCACCGCCGGGACGTGGTCGGCACCTTCCGCGTCTGCCACTGGACCGTGGAGCGGATGGCCACCGTGCGCGGGCAGGTGCAGATGACCATGTCCCACGACGAGTCGTGGATGTTCCTGTCCCTGGGCGCCGCGATCGAGCGGGCGGACATGACCTCGCGGCTGCTGTGGACCCGCTCCACGTCCACCTCGGGGATGTCCTGGGTGTCGATCCTGCACTGCGCCGGGGCCTACGAGGCGTTCCTGCGCACCCGCTACGGAACGTTCAGCGACGAGTCGGCCACGCAGTTCCTGCTGCTGGACCGGCTCTTCCCGCGCTCCATCCTGCACGCCCTCACCACGGCCGAGGAGATCCTCGTGAACCTGGAGCCGGGCATCCAGCGGGTCGGGTTCAAGGACGACGCCCGGCGGATCATCGGCGAGGCGCGCACGGCCCTGGAGTTCCACCACGCGGAGGACCTCATCGCGGTGCTGCCCGAGCACCTGAACAACGTCCAGGCCGCGTGCGCGAGGGCGTCGGAGTCCGTGGGCGCCAAGTACTTCTCGCACGCCCTCGAGGCGTCCTGGTTCGGAGGCATGCTGTGA
- a CDS encoding transglutaminase family protein translates to MTRLKIDHVTRYDYNDSVSKSYNEARMTPITDDEQIVLEAELTLSPGIATLSNYRDYWGTRVAAFDIQGRHRHLEIRSSATVEVNRRPGDEAADGLSWEELAVPEVLDAVSDHVPQTALTRIGPELEKVAEQIRAQSPDPAAAAAAIFAGIASHMQYVPGVTGVHTDAEAAWREAKGVCQDLAHVAIGMMRHIGIPARYVSGYLHPDYQAGIGRTVPGESHAWIEWWNDRWYAYDPTNHTRLTDFHVTVARGRDYTDVTPLKGMVTGGGGTSGLDVTVEVTQTA, encoded by the coding sequence GTGACCCGGCTCAAGATCGACCACGTCACCCGATACGACTACAACGACAGCGTCTCGAAGTCCTACAACGAGGCCCGGATGACGCCCATCACCGACGACGAGCAGATCGTCCTGGAGGCGGAGCTGACGCTGAGCCCGGGCATCGCCACGCTCAGCAACTACCGGGACTACTGGGGCACCCGGGTGGCCGCCTTCGACATCCAGGGCCGGCACCGCCACCTGGAGATCCGCTCCTCCGCCACCGTCGAGGTCAACCGCCGCCCCGGGGACGAGGCCGCCGACGGGCTCAGCTGGGAGGAGCTGGCCGTGCCCGAGGTGCTGGACGCGGTCTCCGACCACGTCCCGCAGACGGCGCTGACCCGGATCGGGCCCGAGCTGGAGAAGGTCGCCGAGCAGATCCGCGCGCAGTCCCCGGACCCGGCCGCGGCGGCCGCGGCGATCTTCGCCGGGATCGCCTCGCACATGCAGTACGTCCCGGGCGTCACCGGGGTGCACACCGACGCGGAGGCCGCCTGGCGGGAGGCCAAGGGCGTCTGCCAGGACCTCGCGCACGTGGCCATCGGGATGATGCGGCACATCGGGATCCCCGCCCGCTACGTCTCGGGATATCTGCACCCGGACTACCAGGCCGGCATCGGCCGGACCGTGCCGGGGGAGTCCCACGCCTGGATCGAGTGGTGGAACGACCGCTGGTACGCCTACGACCCCACCAACCACACGCGGCTGACGGACTTCCACGTCACGGTCGCCCGCGGCCGCGACTACACCGACGTCACCCCGCTCAAGGGCATGGTCACCGGCGGGGGCGGGACCTCCGGGCTCGACGTCACGGTCGAGGTCACCCAGACCGCCTGA
- the glgC gene encoding glucose-1-phosphate adenylyltransferase, whose product MPHRKKVLAIVLAGGEGKRLMPLTEDRAKPAVPFGGSYRLIDFALSNIVNSGYLQVVVLTQYKSHSLDQHVSQTWRLSTQLGNYVATVPAQQRRGKDWFLGSANAIFQSMNLVDDARPDIVVVVGADHVYRMDFSAMVDFHVTSGARATVAGVRQPMEMVTSFGVIETDPQDVTKITRFVEKPETTAPLPDDPNAFLASMGNYVFDTDALVEALRADELKEGTKHDMGGDIMPWFADRGEAAVYDFTHNDVPGSTDRDRQYWRDVGTLDSYYDSHMDLIRPLPVFNLYNYAWPIYTHELQAPPAKLVRGPHGEGGLTTDSILSAGVLVTGGRVSESVLSPKVLVNNDATVNQSVLLPNVQVGEGAVVERCILDKNVVVPPGVQVGVDRELDRSRGLTVTPSGLTVAPKNFRFEL is encoded by the coding sequence ATGCCCCACCGTAAGAAGGTACTCGCCATCGTTTTGGCCGGAGGCGAGGGCAAACGCCTCATGCCGCTGACCGAGGACCGCGCCAAGCCCGCGGTGCCCTTCGGGGGCAGCTATCGGCTCATCGACTTCGCCCTGTCCAACATCGTGAACTCGGGCTACCTGCAGGTCGTGGTGCTCACCCAGTACAAGTCCCACTCCCTGGACCAGCACGTCTCCCAGACCTGGCGGCTGTCCACTCAGCTGGGCAACTACGTGGCGACCGTGCCCGCGCAGCAGCGCCGCGGCAAGGACTGGTTCCTGGGCTCGGCCAACGCGATCTTCCAGTCGATGAACCTCGTCGACGACGCCCGCCCGGACATCGTGGTGGTCGTCGGCGCCGACCACGTGTACCGGATGGACTTCTCCGCGATGGTCGACTTCCACGTGACGTCCGGCGCGCGGGCCACGGTGGCCGGCGTGCGCCAGCCCATGGAGATGGTCACCTCCTTCGGGGTGATCGAGACCGACCCGCAGGACGTCACGAAGATCACCCGCTTCGTGGAGAAGCCGGAGACCACCGCTCCCCTGCCGGACGACCCCAACGCCTTCCTGGCCTCGATGGGCAACTACGTCTTCGACACCGACGCCCTCGTCGAGGCGCTGCGGGCGGACGAGCTCAAGGAGGGCACCAAGCACGACATGGGCGGGGACATCATGCCCTGGTTCGCGGACCGGGGCGAGGCCGCCGTCTACGACTTCACGCACAACGACGTGCCCGGCTCCACGGACCGGGACCGCCAGTACTGGCGTGACGTGGGCACCCTGGACTCCTACTACGACTCGCACATGGACCTGATCCGCCCGCTGCCGGTCTTCAACCTCTACAACTACGCGTGGCCGATCTACACGCACGAGCTGCAGGCCCCGCCGGCCAAGCTCGTGCGCGGCCCGCACGGGGAGGGCGGACTGACCACCGACTCGATCCTCTCCGCCGGGGTGCTGGTCACCGGCGGCCGGGTCTCCGAGTCGGTGCTCTCCCCCAAGGTGCTGGTCAACAACGACGCCACCGTTAACCAGTCCGTCCTGCTGCCCAACGTCCAGGTGGGCGAGGGCGCGGTGGTCGAGCGGTGCATCCTCGACAAGAACGTCGTGGTGCCGCCGGGCGTGCAGGTGGGCGTGGACCGCGAGCTCGACCGCTCGCGGGGTCTGACGGTCACGCCGTCCGGGCTCACGGTGGCCCCGAAGAACTTCCGCTTCGAGCTGTAG
- the glgA gene encoding glycogen synthase, whose product MRVDILSKEFPPEIYGGAGVHVSELSRVLAPLVDLRVRCFGAPREPRVNGVEVQAYPVPADLSGANAAIQTLGVDLAMIDDIAGADLVHSHTWYANMGGHLASLMYGIPHVLSAHSLEPLRPWKAEQLGGGYAVSSFVEKTAYEAAAAIIAVSDGMRDDILRSYPEVDPDRVRTVHNGIDVSQWVPDEGTDVLESYGIDPAKPSVAFVGRVTRQKGVPFLLRAAAQLPDDVQLVLCAGAADTPELGAEVNALIDELKATRSGVVLIEKMLPRREIVQILSGATAFACPSVYEPLGIVNLEAMACGTAVVASATGGIPEVVVEGETGRLVPLEQVQDGTGTPLDPEKFVADFAAALTDVVTDPARAREMGAAGRRRAEQHFSWESIAERTVEVYRSVL is encoded by the coding sequence GTGCGAGTCGATATCTTGTCCAAGGAGTTCCCGCCCGAGATCTACGGCGGCGCCGGAGTCCACGTGTCCGAGCTCTCGCGGGTCCTGGCCCCGCTGGTCGACCTGAGGGTGCGGTGCTTCGGCGCGCCGCGCGAGCCGCGGGTCAACGGCGTGGAGGTCCAGGCCTATCCGGTGCCCGCGGACCTGAGCGGCGCCAACGCCGCGATCCAGACCCTCGGCGTGGACCTCGCCATGATCGACGACATCGCCGGCGCGGACCTGGTCCACTCGCACACCTGGTACGCCAACATGGGCGGGCACCTGGCGTCGCTGATGTACGGGATCCCGCACGTGCTCTCCGCGCACTCGCTCGAGCCCCTCCGCCCGTGGAAGGCCGAGCAGCTCGGGGGCGGCTACGCGGTGTCCTCGTTCGTGGAGAAGACCGCCTACGAGGCCGCCGCCGCGATCATCGCCGTCTCCGACGGCATGCGCGACGACATCCTGCGCTCCTACCCCGAGGTCGACCCCGATCGCGTGCGGACCGTGCACAACGGCATCGACGTCAGCCAGTGGGTCCCCGACGAGGGCACCGACGTCCTCGAGTCCTACGGCATCGACCCCGCCAAGCCCTCGGTGGCCTTCGTGGGCCGGGTGACCCGGCAGAAGGGCGTGCCCTTCCTGCTGCGCGCCGCCGCCCAGCTGCCCGACGACGTCCAGCTCGTGCTGTGCGCCGGCGCGGCGGACACCCCGGAGCTCGGGGCCGAGGTCAACGCGCTGATCGACGAGCTCAAGGCCACCCGCTCCGGCGTGGTGCTCATCGAGAAGATGCTGCCGCGCCGGGAGATCGTCCAGATCCTCTCCGGCGCCACGGCCTTCGCCTGCCCCTCGGTCTACGAGCCGCTGGGCATCGTCAACCTCGAGGCCATGGCCTGCGGCACCGCCGTGGTCGCCTCGGCCACGGGCGGCATCCCCGAGGTCGTCGTCGAGGGCGAGACCGGCCGGCTGGTGCCGCTCGAGCAGGTCCAGGACGGCACCGGCACGCCCCTGGACCCGGAGAAGTTCGTGGCCGACTTCGCCGCCGCCCTCACCGACGTGGTCACCGACCCGGCGCGGGCCCGCGAGATGGGCGCGGCCGGCCGCCGCCGCGCCGAGCAGCACTTCTCCTGGGAGTCCATCGCCGAGCGGACCGTGGAGGTCTACCGCTCCGTGCTGTGA
- a CDS encoding cupin domain-containing protein produces MRPTDTEIDELLATRTTHRSTFQDDAVTFLRTSAETGGEYTLVHLVAGPGAGVPRHYHLHSSEHFEVLEGALTVEVARQPHVVLPGEEATVPVNTVHRWVNQGSSTVRALAEITPASEGFEKGLPILYGLAGDGRSSAKGVPRDPLVTAWITELTDMRLPGISRVAGPVIHVLAQRARARGLDRELEQRYCR; encoded by the coding sequence ATGCGCCCGACCGACACGGAGATCGACGAGCTGCTCGCCACGCGCACCACCCACCGGAGCACGTTCCAGGACGACGCGGTCACCTTCCTGCGCACCAGCGCCGAGACCGGTGGGGAGTACACCCTCGTCCACCTCGTGGCCGGGCCCGGGGCCGGTGTGCCCCGGCACTACCATCTGCACTCCTCGGAGCACTTCGAGGTCCTCGAGGGCGCCCTGACCGTCGAGGTCGCCAGACAACCCCATGTCGTGCTGCCCGGGGAGGAGGCCACGGTGCCGGTGAACACCGTGCACCGGTGGGTGAATCAGGGCTCGTCCACGGTGCGGGCCCTGGCGGAGATCACTCCGGCCAGCGAGGGGTTCGAGAAGGGGTTGCCGATCCTCTACGGGTTGGCCGGCGACGGGCGGTCCTCCGCCAAGGGGGTCCCGCGCGACCCGCTGGTGACGGCGTGGATCACAGAGCTCACCGACATGCGCCTGCCCGGGATCTCCCGGGTGGCCGGGCCGGTGATCCACGTCCTGGCGCAGCGGGCCCGGGCCCGGGGCCTGGACCGGGAACTGGAGCAGCGGTACTGCCGCTGA
- a CDS encoding excalibur calcium-binding domain-containing protein, which produces MTLPLPSPGRARGRTAAAWTSAAMALALLTGCSTSVADPGADSDATASATTTPAAPSTPAETASATAAPTATAAPAAASSEALSALNGLKVAARGTMSDYDREGLFGGWIDADGDCEDTRQEILNRDLRDVVSADGCRVDSGVLDPDPYTATTIDFVRGPATSSDVQIDHVVSLGNAWVTGARRLTQDQRVELANDPLNLLAVDGPTNQAKSDKAADAWLPPNVDFRCEFVAIQIAVKAKYDLWVTAPEKTAMSEVLADCAGQELPTGAVLADIAATAPAPVEEAPEPAPVQEAPEPEPVPAAPEPVAPEPAPVAPAPVAPAPEAEPVPAAPAVGFANCTEARAAGAAPLHVGSPGYAPKLDRDGDGVACEG; this is translated from the coding sequence ATGACCCTCCCCCTCCCCTCGCCCGGCCGCGCCCGCGGCCGCACCGCCGCGGCCTGGACCTCGGCGGCCATGGCCCTGGCCCTGCTCACCGGGTGCTCCACGTCCGTGGCCGACCCCGGTGCCGACTCCGACGCCACCGCGAGCGCGACCACCACGCCCGCGGCCCCCAGCACCCCCGCCGAGACCGCCTCCGCCACGGCCGCGCCGACGGCGACGGCCGCGCCGGCGGCTGCCTCCTCCGAGGCGCTGAGCGCGCTGAACGGACTCAAGGTCGCCGCCCGCGGCACCATGTCCGACTACGACCGTGAGGGACTGTTCGGCGGGTGGATCGACGCCGACGGCGACTGCGAGGACACCCGCCAGGAGATCCTCAACCGCGACCTCCGCGACGTCGTCTCCGCCGACGGGTGCCGGGTCGACTCCGGGGTCCTGGACCCGGACCCCTACACCGCCACCACCATCGACTTCGTGCGCGGCCCGGCCACATCCTCCGACGTGCAGATCGACCACGTGGTCTCACTCGGCAACGCCTGGGTCACCGGGGCCCGCCGGCTCACCCAGGACCAGCGCGTGGAGCTGGCCAACGACCCGCTGAACCTGCTGGCGGTGGACGGGCCGACCAACCAGGCGAAGTCGGACAAGGCCGCCGATGCGTGGCTGCCGCCGAACGTGGACTTCCGGTGCGAGTTCGTCGCCATCCAGATCGCGGTGAAGGCCAAGTACGACCTGTGGGTCACCGCCCCGGAGAAGACCGCGATGTCCGAGGTGCTCGCCGACTGCGCGGGCCAGGAGCTCCCCACCGGCGCGGTCCTCGCCGACATCGCCGCCACGGCCCCGGCCCCGGTCGAGGAAGCCCCCGAGCCGGCCCCGGTGCAGGAGGCCCCGGAGCCCGAGCCCGTTCCCGCAGCGCCCGAGCCGGTCGCCCCGGAACCGGCCCCGGTGGCTCCGGCGCCGGTCGCCCCTGCCCCGGAAGCCGAGCCGGTCCCGGCAGCACCGGCCGTCGGGTTCGCCAACTGCACGGAGGCCCGGGCCGCCGGTGCGGCCCCGCTCCATGTCGGTTCCCCGGGCTACGCCCCCAAGCTGGACCGCGACGGCGACGGGGTGGCCTGCGAGGGCTGA
- a CDS encoding HAD-IIA family hydrolase, producing MDRSHPECWLTDMDGVLVHEDKALPGAADFLQRLVDRERRFLVLTNNSIYTPRDLAARLAKSGLTVPEESIWTSALATAGFLADQVPRGSAYVVGEAGLTTALYEVGYTLTDVSPDYVVLGETRTYSFESITKAIRLIESGSRFIATNPDSTGPSAEGPLPATGAVAALITRATGAVPYFVGKPNPMMFRSAMNRIEAHSETTVMIGDRMDTDVVAGIEAGLETILVLSGSTQAADITTYPYRPGRVLDSIADVIELV from the coding sequence ATGGACCGGTCCCACCCGGAGTGCTGGTTGACGGACATGGACGGGGTCCTCGTCCACGAGGACAAGGCCCTTCCCGGCGCTGCGGACTTCCTGCAGAGACTCGTCGACCGGGAGCGCCGTTTCCTGGTGCTCACCAACAACTCCATCTACACTCCCCGCGACCTCGCCGCCCGGCTGGCGAAGAGCGGCCTGACCGTCCCCGAGGAGTCGATCTGGACCTCGGCGCTGGCCACCGCGGGGTTCCTCGCCGACCAGGTCCCTCGCGGGTCGGCGTACGTGGTCGGTGAGGCGGGTCTGACCACCGCGCTGTACGAAGTCGGCTACACCCTCACCGATGTCAGCCCCGACTACGTGGTCCTGGGAGAGACCCGGACCTACTCGTTCGAGTCCATCACCAAGGCGATCCGGCTGATCGAGTCGGGGTCACGCTTCATTGCGACCAACCCGGACTCCACCGGGCCCTCGGCGGAGGGTCCGCTGCCGGCGACCGGGGCGGTCGCTGCCCTGATCACCCGGGCCACCGGGGCCGTCCCGTACTTCGTGGGCAAGCCCAACCCGATGATGTTCCGCAGCGCGATGAACCGGATCGAGGCCCACTCCGAGACCACGGTGATGATCGGTGACCGGATGGACACCGACGTCGTCGCGGGCATCGAGGCCGGGCTGGAGACGATCCTGGTGCTGAGCGGCTCCACCCAGGCGGCGGACATCACCACGTATCCGTACCGCCCCGGACGGGTGCTGGACTCGATCGCCGACGTCATCGAGCTCGTCTGA
- a CDS encoding GNAT family N-acetyltransferase, translating into MSSPGIDIRPATAELYRQVARGRELSRAQFTAWLDTTTVAVTHGDVVGLCHGNHASATWQSFVVEPEPPLEWRCSYLDTLVVARSHRGHGVGAALLEQFLDAARAAGNTWVVLRPVPADPREGFDELLAFYGAFGFVPLRHRLTHGLTNALVLGRALVARPGHVVRPLEVDATVPGAR; encoded by the coding sequence ATGTCCTCCCCCGGCATCGACATCCGCCCCGCCACCGCCGAGCTCTACCGGCAGGTCGCCCGGGGCCGGGAGCTGTCCCGCGCGCAGTTCACGGCGTGGCTGGACACCACCACGGTCGCGGTGACGCACGGGGACGTCGTCGGGCTGTGCCACGGCAACCACGCCTCGGCGACCTGGCAGAGCTTCGTCGTGGAGCCGGAGCCGCCGCTGGAGTGGCGGTGCAGCTACCTCGACACCCTCGTCGTGGCCCGTTCGCACCGGGGCCACGGCGTCGGGGCGGCGCTGCTGGAGCAGTTCCTGGACGCCGCACGTGCGGCCGGCAACACCTGGGTGGTGCTGCGGCCGGTGCCCGCCGATCCGCGGGAGGGCTTCGACGAGCTGTTGGCCTTCTACGGGGCGTTCGGCTTCGTGCCGCTGCGACACCGGCTGACCCACGGGCTGACGAACGCCCTGGTGCTCGGCCGTGCCCTGGTCGCCCGCCCCGGCCACGTCGTCCGGCCGCTGGAGGTCGACGCCACGGTCCCCGGCGCACGCTGA